One segment of Drosophila ananassae strain 14024-0371.13 chromosome 3R, ASM1763931v2, whole genome shotgun sequence DNA contains the following:
- the LOC116655388 gene encoding uncharacterized protein LOC116655388 encodes MDGFEDSAALDWQHTPALFVGNRVAEILESTKVAQWRWLPSADNVADDATRAQRSVDLSEESRWLRGPAFLRRPAGSWPGTAPTDEADAEDEEEMPGEFVLVGASDPFISLERFSSYRRLLRTTAWVLRFIRRCRGQRDELENYGLNVAECEAAEDLLFRRAQHEAFPDEVQAAEKDLDVAKGSDICGLAPYLDGNGILRAYGRIDAALCIPYSARRPVILSHRHGLTEMIVRDAHVRMKHQNVDATMAEIRTRFWITRLRRVLRNVISGCSECKLHRARPMPPIMGPLPDDRLDAYGWPFKSTGLDYFGPLLVTVARHQEKRWVALFTCLTTRAIHLELAHDLSTDSCILAIRNFICRRGPVHRLRSDNGRNFVGADREAKRFAEIFEPERIQSELSSKGIEWIFNCPANPSEGGVWDRMVQCVKRVLRHTVKEVAPKEHVLESFLIEAENVVNSRPLTHLPVSADQEAPLTPNDLLKGAACPPDTPGLDGGLVKEGATRKQWRVARMLRDRFWRRWVLEYLPTLTRREKWCRREKPIQRGDIVFVCDPAIPRRDWRKGVVEETFAGTDGEVRRARVRIMDGDRTRWIMRPASKLAALDLSEEVLHGGGDVADRLSIVSI; translated from the coding sequence ATGGACGGATTCGAAGACAGTGCTGCGTTGGATTGGCAGCACACACCGGCGCTGTTCGTAGGGAACAGAGTAGCCGAGATTCTGGAGTCGACGAAGGTGGCCCAATGGAGATGGCTACCATCCGCCGACAACGTGGCAGATGATGCAACGCGAGCGCAACGCAGCGTGGACCTAAGCGAGGAGTCACGCTGGTTAAGAGGACCGGCATTCCTGAGGAGACCAGCGGGCAGCTGGCCAGGAACTGCACCCACCGACGAAGCGGATGCAGAAGACGAAGAGGAGATGCCGGGTGAGTTCGTGCTTGTTGGAGCGAGTGACCCGTTCATATCGCTGGAGAGATTCTCAAGCTACAGGCGATTGCTGAGGACTACGGCTTGGGTCCTAAGGTTCATACGTCGATGCCGTGGACAACGAGATGAGCTGGAGAATTACGGCCTCAATGTAGCTGAGTGTGAAGCAGCTGAGGACTTGTTATTCCGTAGAGCACAACATGAGGCGTTCCCCGATGAGGTGCAGGCCGCAGAGAAGGACTTGGACGTCGCTAAAGGAAGCGACATATGTGGACTGGCGCCATACCTAGATGGCAATGGAATCCTGCGAGCGTATGGCAGGATCGATGCGGCGCTATGTATACCTTACAGCGCCAGGAGGCCAGTGATCCTCTCCCACCGGCATGGTCTCACGGAAATGATTGTGCGCGACGCCCATGTGAGGATGAAGCATCAAAACGTGGATGCTACGATGGCGGAGATCCGGACCAGGTTCTGGATTACGAGACTGCGGAGAGTGCTTCGTAATGTGATCTCGGGATGCAGCGAGTGTAAGCTGCACAGAGCACGGCCGATGCCGCCGATTATGGGACCCCTGCCAGATGATCGTTTGGACGCCTATGGCTGGCCGTTTAAGAGCACAGGCCTCGACTACTTTGGGCCGCTGTTAGTGACCGTTGCTCGGCACCAGGAGAAGCGGTGGGTGGCCTTGTTCACGTGCCTGACGACCAGGGCAATTCATCTGGAACTGGCACATGACCTGTCGACTGATTCCTGCATACTTGCAATCAGGAATTTCATCTGCCGTCGAGGGCCTGTACATAGACTGCGCAGCGACAATGGCAGGAACTTCGTTGGAGCAGACAGAGAGGCCAAGAGATTTGCGGAGATCTTCGAACCCGAGAGGATCCAGTCGGAGCTGTCAAGCAAGGGAATTGAGTGGATCTTCAACTGCCCAGCGAACCCATCAGAGGGTGGAGTCTGGGACCGAATGGTGCAGTGCGTGAAGAGGGTGCTACGCCACACAGTGAAGGAAGTGGCGCCGAAGGAGCACGTCCTGGAGAGTTTCCTAATAGAGGCGGAGAACGTCGTTAATTCTCGTCCACTTACCCATTTGCCAGTGAGTGCGGACCAGGAAGCCCCTCTTACGCCCAATGATCTCCTCAAGGGAGCAGCTTGCCCACCGGATACCCCCGGCCTGGATGGAGGCCTCGTCAAGGAAGGAGCTACGCGGAAGCAGTGGCGCGTGGCAAGGATGTTGAGAGACcgattctggaggaggtgggtcTTGGAGTACCTACCCACGCTGACACGGAGAGAGAAGTGGTGCCGCAGAGAGAAGCCGATTCAACGAGGAGACATCGTCTTCGTTTGCGATCCAGCCATTCCGCGTCGAGACTGGCGGAAAGGCGTCGTGGAGGAGACCTTTGCTGGAACGGATGGTGAGGTCAGACGAGCCCGCGTTAGGATCATGGATGGAGATCGGACCCGCTGGATAATGCGCCCCGCTTCAAAGTTGGCGGCTTTGGATTTGAGTGAAGAAGTTCTTCACGGAGGTGGGGATGTCGCGGatcgattatcgatagttagtatttaa
- the LOC123257371 gene encoding uncharacterized protein LOC123257371 produces MDAKVDVSLVIAKSKVAPLKPLSIPRMELQAAVMGARLAHKVMSTRNLRIDNATYWSDSKTVLQWLTMDPRNFHQFVMHRVAEILETTQVEQWRWVPSKLNVADGATKITDQTQQKTWITGSGFLKAESSHWPTSTKQESIIDTSEIRKHVMTTCARSAVMFNAHHFSSWRRLYRAVAIIFLFVDRLRAKCAKQDMPTATTMDHVRKAKILLYKQSQAIAFAEELKVLSVGATLHKGNRLVGLNAYVDNDGVLRTRGRLNSIDIAEDAIILAPGCRITNLIARSFHEKYHHLAHETAINDIKASFYISRLRVLYKSVRSTCQRCKVDSAAPRPPQMAPIPRARIGSFQRPFTYTGVDYFGPLLVNVGRRKEKRWVALFTCLTLRAVHFEIAYSLDTSSCIMCLSNFMALRGTPKEIFSDNGTNFRATEKAVREELKKIEHDKITIKFDGIKWRFNPPGAPHMGGAWERLVRTTKGILKNICPNYSFNDEGLRNALMEAQFIINSRPLTFVSLNTEDDAALTPNHLLLGSANGYKPLPKEGMNLQRRWIQTQRFGDRFWQRWIKEYAPVLTRRTKWFEKVPPITIGSIVVIVDELLPRNLWLKGRVIDTMMAKDGQVRRVTIKTQHGVLERPATKIAVLDVGLEDGN; encoded by the coding sequence ATGGATGCCAAAGTCGACGTCTCTTTGGTGATAGCGAAGTCGAAGGTGGCACCTTTAAAACCACTCTCGATTCCGCGTatggagctgcaggcagcAGTTATGGGAGCACGCTTAGCCCACAAGGTGATGAGCACGCGCAACCTGCGAATCGACAACGCCACATACTGGTCAGATTCAAAGACAGTACTGCAGTGGCTAACTATGGACCCCCGTAACTTTCATCAGTTCGTGATGCACAGAGTCGCCGAAATCCTAGAAACAACGCAAGTCGAGCAATGGCGGTGGGTACCCTCGAAGCTGAACGTAGCAGACGGAGCTACAAAGATCACCGACCAAACCCAGCAGAAGACGTGGATAACGGGGTCTGGGTTCCTAAAAGCTGAATCCAGCCATTGGCCAACATCGACAAAGCAGGAGAGCATCATCGATACTTCAGAAATACGGAAGCATGTGATGACAACGTGTGCGAGATCAGCGGTTATGTTCAATGCGCACCATTTCTCGAGCTGGCGGCGGTTGTATAGAGCAGTGGCGATAATATTCCTGTTCGTCGATCGGTTACGAGCGAAATGCGCCAAGCAAGACATGCCAACAGCCACGACGATGGACCATGTGAGGAAAGCGAAAATACTACTTTATAAGCAATCCCAAGCCATCGCCTTCGCCGAAGAGTTGAAAGTGCTATCCGTGGGAGCGACGCTGCACAAAGGAAACAGATTGGTCGGATTGAACGCATATGTAGACAACGATGGAGTACTGCGGACTAGAGGCAGACTGAACTCAATTGACATAGCTGAAGACGCAATTATACTAGCTCCAGGATGCCGGATAACTAACCTAATAGCGAGGAGCTTTCACGAGAAGTACCATCATCTTGCTCACGAGACTGCAATAAACGACATCAAGGCTTCGTTTTACATCAGCCGCCTCCGAGTGTTGTATAAATCCGTGCGGAGTACATGCCAACGATGCAAGGTTGACAGTGCAGCTCCCAGACCACCCCAGATGGCACCGATTCCGAGAGCGAGAATAGGAAGCTTCCAGAGACCGTTTACCTACACAGGCGTCGATTATTTTGGCCCGTTATTGGTGAACGTCGGCAGGCGCAAGGAGAAGAGATGGGTAGCTCTGTTCACCTGCCTCACGTTGCGCGCGGTGCATTTCGAGATCGCCTATAGTCTTGACACAAGTTCATGCATCATGTGCCTCTCCAATTTTATGGCACTTCGAGGGACTCCAAAGGAAATATTCTCAGACAATGGTAcgaacttcagagccacggAAAAAGCCGTGCGAGAAGAGCTGAAAAAGATCGAGCACGATAAGATCACCATTAAGTTCGATGGCATAAAGTGGCGATTCAACCCACCAGGAGCACCACACATGGGTGGAGCATGGGAGAGACTTGTCCGGACAACAAAaggaattttgaaaaacatttgCCCAAATTACTCCTTCAACGACGAGGGCCTGAGAAACGCATTGATGGAGGCACAATTTATCATCAACTCGCGACCGCTCACGTTCGTAAGTCTGAACACTGAGGATGACGCCGCTCTGACCCCGAACCACCTACTGTTGGGGTCAGCGAATGGATACAAGCCACTGCCAAAAGAAGGGATGAATCTGCAGCGTAGATGGATTCAGACTCAGCGCTTCGGGGACcgtttttggcagcgatggatTAAAGAGTATGCGCCCGTATTAACCAGGCGCACCAAATGGTTTGAGAAGGTACCTCCCATAACCATTGGGAGCATCGTAGTCATCGTAGATGAGCTTCTACCCAGGAACTTGTGGCTAAAGGGACGAGTGATCGACACAATGATGGCCAAGGATGGACAAGTTCGACGAGTGACTATAAAGACCCAGCACGGCGTTTTGGAACGACCAGCAACGAAGATAGCGGTTTTGGACGTCGGCTTGGAGGATGGTAACTGA